The Candidatus Manganitrophaceae bacterium genome segment CGATCGAGCGGGGAATCAAATTCTACCTTCCGGTCGACTGTGTGGTCGCCGCCAGCATGGATCCGGCGGCGGAGACGAAGATCGTCCCGGTCCAGGAAATTCCCAAGGGATGGATCGGCCTCGATACCGGACCGGCTTCCGTCCGCCTCTTCACCGAAGTGCTGGCGAACGCGAAGACGATCCTCTGGAACGGACCGATGGGGGTCTTTGAAATGGACGCTTACTCCCGCGGCACCTCCGCCATCGCCCATGCGATCGCCAACTCGTATGCGCTGACGATCGTCGGCGGCGGTGAGACCGCCCTGGCGGTTCACAAGGCGGGAGAGTCGGAGAATATCTCATTCATCTCCACCGGCGGCGGCGCGGCGCTGCAGCTGTTGGAAGGCAAAGATCTCCCGGGACTCGCGGTCCTTCCGGACAAAGAGGCCTAATTATTAATGAAGGCGGAATTCAGACGTCAGGAACCGGAAGGATCGGCAGGTCGCACCTCCTTCTGAATTCTGACTTCCGGCTCCTATATTCTGAATTTCTATTCTAAACGGTCCCTTGATGCGCACCCCTTGTTTTGTGGCGAATTGGAAAATGAATAAGAACCGCGGCGAGGCGCTCGTTTACCTTCAGGAGATGGAGAAGCGATGGCCGCAGCTTCCCCCCCTCCCTTTCGAGGCGATCGTCACCCCCCCTTTTACTCTGCTCGCCCCGATGGCCGATTATCTAAAGGGGGGAAGTGTTCCCGTCGGCTTGGGGGGCCAGAACACCCACTTTGAGGAGCGCGGCGCATATACCGGCGAAATTTCTCCCCTGATGCTCCGCGACGCCGGATGCCGCTATGTGATCATCGGCCATTCGGAGCGCCGGATCTATTTCGGAGAGACGAATGCCATCATTCACAAAAAGGTCGCTGCGGCACTGCGGGCGGGATTGATCCCGATCCTCTGCGTCGGCGAGACCCGGGAAGAGCGGGAGGAAAATAAAACCTGGGAGGTCATCGAGCGGCAGCTGAGAGAGGCGCAGGACGACCTCCGGCCAGGCCCGTCGGATTGGATCATCGCCTATGAGCCGGTCTGGGCGATCGGCACCGGGCTCACCCCACAGCCGGAAGAAGCCGAGTCGACCCACCGCCAGATCCGCGATTATTTTCTGTCGCTTTCGGAAGAAGGAGCCGACACACCCCGTCTTCTCTACGGCGGCAGCGTCACCGAGAAGAACATTGCGCTATTTATGGAGGAGGCCGACATCGATGGTGTATTGGCCGGCGGCGCCAGCCTCTCCGCCGAGTCGTTCGGCAATATGATCGAATTGGGAGTAAAAGCAAAAAATAAATAATAAGGAGAATCAATGTACATATTCGTCGTAATCATTCATCTGATCGTCTGTCTCATCCTGATGGGGGTCGTTCTGCTCCAGGCCGGCAAAGGGGCCGAGATGGGGGCCGCCTTCGGGGGATCGAGCCAGACCATTTTCGGCAGCCGCGGCGCCGCCACCTTCTTGAGCAAGCTCACCGTCGGAGCGGCCGTCCTCTTCATGATCACCTCCCTCACCCTTTCTATCCTGAGCCGGGACCGATCGATCGCCTCCTCCATCGTTGATACCGGCAAGAAAGATGAGCTTGTTCCGAAAGAGGTTCCGGTTCCGGGGGGCAAAGACACCCTTCCACCCAAAGGTTCGGACGATACGTCGAAGGCGGCACCCGCCACACCGCCGGCCACGACCGCTCCGGCGCCTGCAAAATAAAAGGGTGGGACAGGGCGCTTCGGGTGTGAGGATTCAAAACCAACAGAATTCTCCCGGTGTCGGTTCCACATACGATCAATCGAACTCAGGGGGGCCGACTCCGGCCCCATTGAGTTTTTTCCAAAAAATCAGTATGATCGTGCCCTAAAGGCATGAATCTTCTTTTGACCACCAAACTTGTTGCGGCGCTTCTTCTCCTCTCCATCCTCGGATGCGCCCGCTCCCCGCTGAACGATCCCTATCCTCGGTCGGAAGAGGGGAAAAACATTCTCTACTCTTCTTTCAGCGAACGGCCGAAACATCTCGACCCCGCGCAATCGTACTCTTCCAACGAAGCGACCTTCACCGGTCAAATCTACGAGCCCCCTTTTCAGTACCACTATCTCAAGCGTCCCTACACCCTGGTCCCCTTGACCGCCACCGAAATGCCGACCCCGATTTACCTCAATAGTAAAGGCGAGCGGCTCAAGGAGACCGACCCGGCGGAGCAGGTGGCATCGAGCGTCTATGAAATCAAGATCCGGCCCGGCAGCCGCTATCAGCCCCACCCCGCCTTCGCTCAAGAGGGTCAAGAAGGCGAGGGACCCTTTCTCTATCACGCGCTCGGCCCCAACGACCTTTCAAAGATTGCCACCCTCGGCGATTTTAAGCGGACCGGCAGCCGAGAGCTGACCGCCGAAGATTACGTCTATCAAATCAAACGGCTTGCCCACCCGAAGATCCAGTCTCCGATCTACGGCTTTATGTCGGAATATATCGTCGGGTTAAAGGAGTTGGCCGCCACCCTCCAGCAGGCGCAGGTGAAGGCCGGCCGGGACGCCTTTCTCGATCTGCGGACGTTCCCTCTGGCCGGTGTGGAGGTGGTCGATCGGTACACCTATCGAATCAAAATCGTCGGCAAATATCCGCAGTTTATCTACTGGCTGGCGATGCCGTTCTTCGCCCCGATCCCCTATGAGGCCGACCGATTTTATTCTCAACCGGGGCTGACCGAGAAGAACATTACCCTCGACTGGTATCCGATCGGCACCGGCCCCTATATGTTGACGGTCAACAATCCGAATCGTCAGATGGTGCTGGAGCGGAATCCGAATTTCCATGGCGAGCGCTATCCGAGCGAGGGAGAGCCGGAAGATGAAGCGGCCGGCCTGCTCGCCGACGCCGGCAAGCCGCTCCCCTTCATCGACAAGGTCGTCTTCAGCTTGGAGAAAGAAGATGTTCCGGTTTGGAATAAATTTTTGCAAGGCTACTACGACGCATCGGGAATCTCGTCCGACACCTTCGACAAAGCGATCCGGATCAGCGGCACCGGCGATGCCGACCTGACCGAGGAGATGAAGGAGAAGAAAATCCGCCTCGTGACAAGCGTGGAGACGAGCACCTTTTACCTCGGATTTAATATGCTCGACCCGGTGGTCGGAGGAAAATCCGAAGCCGCTCGAAAGCTCCGCCAGGCGATCGGGATCGCCGTCGATGAAGAGGAGTCGATCGCCATCTTCCGGAACGGGCGGGGGATCGCAATGCAGAGCCCGATCCCGCCGGGGATCTTCGGCTACACCGAGGGGGAAGCCGGGATCAACCGCTACGTTTACGATTGGGTGAACGGTCGGCCGCAGCGAAAACCGATCGAGGTTGCGCGGAAACTTCTCGCCGAGGCCGGCTATCCCGACGGCCGCGATGCCCAGACCGGGCAGCCGCTCGTCCTGAATTTCGACACCACCGGCACCGGACCGGAGGCGAAGTCGAGTTTCGATTGGATGCGAAAGCAGTTTGAGAAGCTGAACATTCAGCTCGTCATCCGAAACACCGATTACAATCGGTTCCAAGATAAGATGCTGAAAGGCACCGGGCAGATCTTCCAATGGGGGTGGAACGCCGACTATCCCGATCCGGAGAACTTCCTCTTCCTCCTCTACGGCCCGAATGCCAAGGCGGGAAAAAACGGGGAGAATGCAACCAACTACGAAAATCCGGAGTTCGACCGGCTTTTCGAGAAGATGAAAAACATGGGGAACACCCCGGAGCGAAAAGCGATCATCGACCAGATGGTCGCGCTCGTCCGGTACGACGCCCCCTGGGCCTCCGGCTTTCATCCGAAGCAGTTCGGCCTCTACCACGCCTGGTATCGAAAGGCCAAGCCGAACCTGATGGCCAACAACACGCTCAAGTATGCCAAGATTGATCCGGCCCTCCGCGCCCAACAGCGTCAAACGTGGAACAAACCGGTCTGGTGGCCGGTGGTGGCGCTGGTCGGCGTCTTGGTGGTCGGCACCCTTCCGGCCGTGGCGACCTACCGGCGCAGAGAGCGGGGAACGGTCCAGAGGAGACTAGAATGATCGGGTACCTCATCCGCCGCGTCCTCTATGCCGTGCCGATCTTGATCGGGGTGAATCTCCTCACCTTCATTCTCTTCTTCGTCGTGAACACCCCCGACAACATGGCGCGAATGCACCTCGGGATGAAACGGGTCAATCAGGAGGCGATCGAGAAGTGGAAAGCGGAACATGGCTATGACAAACCGCTTCTCTTTAATTCCGCCGCCGAAGGCCGGGGGACGTTCACGAAGACGATCTTCTTCGAAAAATCGGTGAAGCTCTTTGCATTTGATTTCGGACGGGCCGATGATGGGCGGGAGATCGGGGCCGACATCCGCCAGCGAATGGGACCGAGCCTCGCCATCGCCGTTCCCGCTTTGATCGTCGGGCTGCTGATTGACATCACTCTCGCCATGCTCATCGCTTTCTTCCGGGCAACCTATATCGATTATTGGGGGGTGATCGTTGCCGTCGCCATGATGTCGGTTTCTGCCCTCTTTTATATCATCGGCGGACAGTTTCTCTTCAGCAAGGTGCTGCGGCTCGTCCCGATCTCCGGCTACAGCAGCGGATTCGGCTCCCTCAAGTTCGTCCTCCTTCCGGTCTTAATCGGCTTGATCGCCGGACTGGGAAGCAGTTTGCGCTGGTACCGCACGATTTTCCTCGAAGAGATCGGGAAAGAGTATGTCCGAACCGCCCGGGCAAAGGGGCTCTCTGAGCTGCGGGTTCTCTTCGGCCATGTCTTACGAAATGCGCTGATTCCAATTCTCACCGGCGTGGTGGTGATCATTCCCCTTCTCTTTCTCGGCTCGCTCCTAACCGAATCGTTCTTCGGCATCCCCGGTCTTGGAAGCTATACGATCGACGCCATCAACAGCCAGGACTTCGCCATTGTCCGTGCGATGGTCTTCCTCGGATCGGTCCTCTATATCATCGGACTGATTCTGACCGACATCTCTTACACACTGGTCGATCCACGCGTGAGGCTCACCTGATGCCGATCCTCCCCGTGGTCCTCTGGACCGACGCCTTGATCTTCATCTTACTTGCTGCGGCCATTGCACTCGGCCTCTACGCCTCCCGGCAAGAGCCGCTGCGCGCCCCCTGGCGGCAGATCCGCCGGCGGCCGGTAGCGATGGCGGCGATGGTCATCCTGCTCGCCTATGTCGGAGTCGGCTTGACCGATTCGATCCACTTCAAGCGGAAACTGCCGGCAACCGAGGCGGGCCAGGCGGCGCAGTACGCGCCGGAAGTCGTCTCTCTCCTCGATGGGATGACCGATCGGCTCCGGAAAAATGTCGAGCGGACCTATTCCGCCCCGCTGGCGGCGCATGCGTACTCGAAGGAAACGGTCGAGATGCCCGACGGCACCCAGGGGCGCATCTTTCCCCGGCTGAAATATGGCGGCGCCCATCTCGGCAACCCGGAATCGGAGCGGTCGCGCGATCTCTTCCTCACCACCCTTCAAGGCACCGCCATCGGACTGGTCGCGGCGTTTGCGTTCAATGGCCTCTTCGTTCTCGGCCTTAGCAGGCGCCATCAAACCACGGTGCCGGCGATGGCTGAAACGATTTTAAAAGGGAAGAGCGACACCGCCTGGCGGGCGACCCTCGGCACCCTGACCCTGCTCATTCTCCTCTCAGGGATCGCTTTTTCGCTGAGCGCCAAATACCATCTCTTCGGAACCGACAAGGTGGGACAGGATGTCTTTTACCTCTCCCTCAAGGCGATTCGGACCGGGCTGGTAATCGGCACCGTGACGACGCTTGTCATGCTCCCCTTTGCCATTCTCCTTGGGATTGCCGCCGGCTACTTCCGCGGATGGGTGGACGACGTCATCCAATATATTTATACGACCCTCAGCTCGGTGCCGGGGGTGCTCCTGATCGCCGCGGCGGTCTTGATCCTCCAGGTCTATATGGATCAGAATGCCGACGCGTTCACCAGCGTGAACCAGCGGGCCGACATTCGCCTCCTCTTTCTCTGCATTATCCTCGGAGTCACCGGCTGGATCGGCCTCTGCCGGCTGCTGCGGGGCGAGACGCTGAAGCTGCGGGAGATGGACTATGTTCAAGCGGCGACCGCGCTCGGGGTCGGAAGCTGGCGGATCATCCTTCGCCACATTCTCCCGAACGTGATGCACATCGTCTTGATTTCGGTGGTCCTCGATTTCAGCGGCCTGGTCCTCGCCGAGGCGGTCTTGTCATACGTCGGGGTCGGCGTCGATCCGGCGATGATCTCCTGGGGGAACATGATCAACAGCGCCCGGATGGAGATGGCGCGCGAGCCGATCGTCTGGTGGTCGCTCGTCGCCGCCTTCGTCTTTATGTTCGGCCTGGTCCTCTCGGCCAATCTCTTCTCCGACGCGGTGCGGGATGCGCTCGATCCCCGCTTGAGGGGGCGCGCATGAACACCCCGGATCCTGTCCTTAGAGTGACCGACCTCAAAACCTGGTTTCACACCGACGGCGGGATCGTCCGGGCGGTCGACGGGATCTCGTTCGACGTGCGACGGGGGGAGACGTTTGCCCTGCTCGGAGAGTCGGGTTGCGGGAAATCGATGACGGCGCTGTCGCTCATGCGGCTCGTTCCGGAGCCGGCGGGGCGGATCGTGTCGGGAGCGGTCGTGTTGAATGGAGAGGATCTCTGCGCGCTGCCGGAGGTGGCGATGCGCCCGCTGCGCGGCCATCGGATCTCGATGATCTTTCAAGAGCCGATGACGAGCCTCAATCCGGTGATGACCGTCGGCGCGCAGATCTCCGAGACGCTGCGGTATCATTTCTCCCTCGATGGAGCGGCGGCGAAAAGACGCGCCTGCGACCTCCTTATTTCGGTCGGCATCCCCGACCCGGTCCGCCGGTTCGACGAATACCCCCATCAGATGTCGGGGGGGATGAAGCAACGGATCATGATTGCCATGGCGCTCGCCGGCGAGCCGGCGCTCTTGATTGCCGATGAGCCGACGACGGCGCTCGACGTGACGATTCAGGCGCAGATTCTTGACCTGCTCCGTCGCCTGCAGCGAGAGCGAGGGATGGCGATCCTACTCATCACCCACGACCTCGCGGTCGTCTCCGAAATGGCCGACCGGGTCGCCGTAATGTATGCCGGTCAAATTGTGGAGAGCGCCGACCGCGCGACCTTCTTCAGCAACCCGCGCCATCCCTATTCTCAAAAGCTCTTCCACTCGCTGCCGAACCGGAACAAGCGGGGGGAGCGTCTCGGCGTGATTCGGGGCAGCGTTCCGCCGCTCAACCGGGAGTTCGCCGGCTGCCGCTTTGCCAACCGATGCGATGCGGCGTGGGAGGCGTGCGAGACGATCGTCCCCCGCTGGATCGACGGAGCCGGCGGCGTGCGATGCCATCTCTACGATCCGGCCGTTGCGGCGACGCGGCCGGCGACCGCGATCGAAGCCACACTTTCAGTAACGACGGAAGGGAACGGAAAGGGAACGGTTCAAGCAAACGACTCCCTCCTCCAGGTGACCGATCTGAAAGTTCACTTTCCCATTCATAAAGGGCTCCTCAAAAAAATCGTCGGCCAGGTGAAAGCGGTCGACGGCGTTTCTTTCTCCCTGGCCGCCGGTCGGACGGTTGCACTCGTCGGCGAGTCGGGCTGCGGAAAGACAACCGCCGGAAAAGCGATCCTTCAGCTGATTCGCCCGACCGGAGGAGGCGTTCAATTCGACGGCGTCGAATTGACGACCCTCTCCGGACCGGCCCTTCGAGAAAAGCGGGGCGACTGCCAGATCATCTTTCAAGATCCCTACGCGTCGCTCAATCCCCGGATGATGGTCGGCGACATCATCAAAGAGGGGATTGAAGCACAACGCCGCGCGAAATCATTCGCCGAAGCGGAGACGCGGGTCGATCGGCTCCTGGAGCAGGTCGGTCTCCCCGTCGATGCGAAGCGGCGCTATCCCCATGAGTTCTCCGGGGGCCAGCGGCAGCGAATCTGCATCGCTCGGGCACTTGCGGTCGATCCGAAGGTGATCATCTGTGATGAGCCGACCAGCGCGCTCGATGTCTCCGTTCAGGCGCAGATTCTCAATCTTCTGAAAGATCTTCAGGAGCGGTTCGGCCTCGCCTATCTCTTCATCACCCATAACCTCTCCGTGGTGGAATACTTCGCCCATGAGGTGGCGGTGATGTACCTCGGCCGGATCGTCGAATACGGCCCGGTCGAGGCGGTGCTGAACCGCCCGCAGCACCCCTACACCCAGGCCCTCCTCTCGGCCGTCCCTCAGGTCGACATCGAGAAGAAACGAACCATTCTCCGCTTGGAAGGGGAGATCCCCTCCCCGATGAATCCGCCCCAAGGCTGCTATTTCCACCCCCGTTGCCCCGAAGTAATGGCGATCTGCCGGGAAACCTATCCCGGAGAGAACGACCGTGGCACCGGACATACAACCCGCTGTCATCTCTACTCGAAGTAACACCGCCCTTCTATTATATAGAGAACGCCCGCTCCGGCCCCATGCGGCTTTCTGAAGCCATACGGCATCCCTCTCTACAAGATTTACCCCAGAATCAGCAAGGAAAGAACTGTATTCCGTCCGGCCTTGATTACGGGCGGGCGGGACAAACATCGGACAATGATGGCGTAAGATTGGGTTAAATTTTCATTGACACCCGGGGTGTGCCCATCGTAGTATTATCCCAACAAGGAGTATACTCATACGGTTTACATAGAAAGCGGCGGCACCCGTTGAAAGACAATATTAATCCTGTAACAGGGTCTAAAACATGTTGAATGAACCGCAGGGCAAGTCCGATTCGATCTCTTCAGAGCGGCGATCAAAGCGATCCGGCATTCGTGCCGGGGTAATCGCCGCGATGCTGACGCTGATGATCGCCGCTGCTTCAGCGGCGCCGGCTTGGGCGCTGAGCGTCTCTCAAGCTTACCTGCTGGGGGATTGGTCTTCACCGACCCAGACCTCGACAGCCCCCTTTGCGTTGACCGGCACCTCCGGCTTTCAGCTCTCCCTCAGCTCAGGTGTCGCCACTTCCGCAACCGCCGTGAGCGGGCTGCTGCCGATCCAGATTTCGGACCGTCTTTATTACCAATCCAACACAGGGACCCTCGATCCCTCGGAAGTAGCGGCGAGCGGAATCGCTGCCCGCGTGAACAGCGAGCTGGCCAAGCTCGACGATGTCGGTATCGTCACCGAGTCGACCGATGCGCCGCTCAATGTCG includes the following:
- the secG gene encoding preprotein translocase subunit SecG, translating into MYIFVVIIHLIVCLILMGVVLLQAGKGAEMGAAFGGSSQTIFGSRGAATFLSKLTVGAAVLFMITSLTLSILSRDRSIASSIVDTGKKDELVPKEVPVPGGKDTLPPKGSDDTSKAAPATPPATTAPAPAK
- a CDS encoding triose-phosphate isomerase — its product is MRTPCFVANWKMNKNRGEALVYLQEMEKRWPQLPPLPFEAIVTPPFTLLAPMADYLKGGSVPVGLGGQNTHFEERGAYTGEISPLMLRDAGCRYVIIGHSERRIYFGETNAIIHKKVAAALRAGLIPILCVGETREEREENKTWEVIERQLREAQDDLRPGPSDWIIAYEPVWAIGTGLTPQPEEAESTHRQIRDYFLSLSEEGADTPRLLYGGSVTEKNIALFMEEADIDGVLAGGASLSAESFGNMIELGVKAKNK
- a CDS encoding ABC transporter permease, with amino-acid sequence MIGYLIRRVLYAVPILIGVNLLTFILFFVVNTPDNMARMHLGMKRVNQEAIEKWKAEHGYDKPLLFNSAAEGRGTFTKTIFFEKSVKLFAFDFGRADDGREIGADIRQRMGPSLAIAVPALIVGLLIDITLAMLIAFFRATYIDYWGVIVAVAMMSVSALFYIIGGQFLFSKVLRLVPISGYSSGFGSLKFVLLPVLIGLIAGLGSSLRWYRTIFLEEIGKEYVRTARAKGLSELRVLFGHVLRNALIPILTGVVVIIPLLFLGSLLTESFFGIPGLGSYTIDAINSQDFAIVRAMVFLGSVLYIIGLILTDISYTLVDPRVRLT
- a CDS encoding ABC transporter permease, giving the protein MPILPVVLWTDALIFILLAAAIALGLYASRQEPLRAPWRQIRRRPVAMAAMVILLAYVGVGLTDSIHFKRKLPATEAGQAAQYAPEVVSLLDGMTDRLRKNVERTYSAPLAAHAYSKETVEMPDGTQGRIFPRLKYGGAHLGNPESERSRDLFLTTLQGTAIGLVAAFAFNGLFVLGLSRRHQTTVPAMAETILKGKSDTAWRATLGTLTLLILLSGIAFSLSAKYHLFGTDKVGQDVFYLSLKAIRTGLVIGTVTTLVMLPFAILLGIAAGYFRGWVDDVIQYIYTTLSSVPGVLLIAAAVLILQVYMDQNADAFTSVNQRADIRLLFLCIILGVTGWIGLCRLLRGETLKLREMDYVQAATALGVGSWRIILRHILPNVMHIVLISVVLDFSGLVLAEAVLSYVGVGVDPAMISWGNMINSARMEMAREPIVWWSLVAAFVFMFGLVLSANLFSDAVRDALDPRLRGRA
- a CDS encoding ABC transporter ATP-binding protein; translated protein: MNTPDPVLRVTDLKTWFHTDGGIVRAVDGISFDVRRGETFALLGESGCGKSMTALSLMRLVPEPAGRIVSGAVVLNGEDLCALPEVAMRPLRGHRISMIFQEPMTSLNPVMTVGAQISETLRYHFSLDGAAAKRRACDLLISVGIPDPVRRFDEYPHQMSGGMKQRIMIAMALAGEPALLIADEPTTALDVTIQAQILDLLRRLQRERGMAILLITHDLAVVSEMADRVAVMYAGQIVESADRATFFSNPRHPYSQKLFHSLPNRNKRGERLGVIRGSVPPLNREFAGCRFANRCDAAWEACETIVPRWIDGAGGVRCHLYDPAVAATRPATAIEATLSVTTEGNGKGTVQANDSLLQVTDLKVHFPIHKGLLKKIVGQVKAVDGVSFSLAAGRTVALVGESGCGKTTAGKAILQLIRPTGGGVQFDGVELTTLSGPALREKRGDCQIIFQDPYASLNPRMMVGDIIKEGIEAQRRAKSFAEAETRVDRLLEQVGLPVDAKRRYPHEFSGGQRQRICIARALAVDPKVIICDEPTSALDVSVQAQILNLLKDLQERFGLAYLFITHNLSVVEYFAHEVAVMYLGRIVEYGPVEAVLNRPQHPYTQALLSAVPQVDIEKKRTILRLEGEIPSPMNPPQGCYFHPRCPEVMAICRETYPGENDRGTGHTTRCHLYSK
- a CDS encoding ABC transporter substrate-binding protein, giving the protein MNLLLTTKLVAALLLLSILGCARSPLNDPYPRSEEGKNILYSSFSERPKHLDPAQSYSSNEATFTGQIYEPPFQYHYLKRPYTLVPLTATEMPTPIYLNSKGERLKETDPAEQVASSVYEIKIRPGSRYQPHPAFAQEGQEGEGPFLYHALGPNDLSKIATLGDFKRTGSRELTAEDYVYQIKRLAHPKIQSPIYGFMSEYIVGLKELAATLQQAQVKAGRDAFLDLRTFPLAGVEVVDRYTYRIKIVGKYPQFIYWLAMPFFAPIPYEADRFYSQPGLTEKNITLDWYPIGTGPYMLTVNNPNRQMVLERNPNFHGERYPSEGEPEDEAAGLLADAGKPLPFIDKVVFSLEKEDVPVWNKFLQGYYDASGISSDTFDKAIRISGTGDADLTEEMKEKKIRLVTSVETSTFYLGFNMLDPVVGGKSEAARKLRQAIGIAVDEEESIAIFRNGRGIAMQSPIPPGIFGYTEGEAGINRYVYDWVNGRPQRKPIEVARKLLAEAGYPDGRDAQTGQPLVLNFDTTGTGPEAKSSFDWMRKQFEKLNIQLVIRNTDYNRFQDKMLKGTGQIFQWGWNADYPDPENFLFLLYGPNAKAGKNGENATNYENPEFDRLFEKMKNMGNTPERKAIIDQMVALVRYDAPWASGFHPKQFGLYHAWYRKAKPNLMANNTLKYAKIDPALRAQQRQTWNKPVWWPVVALVGVLVVGTLPAVATYRRRERGTVQRRLE